AAATTGCCGCTGGCGGTAAACTGGTTCGAGGTCAGATTGGCGATGGCCGGGTTCTGGGAGACGATCTCGATGGACGACAGCGGAATGAAGTCGTTCGGCCGGGTCGGCTGATCGTCCTCACCACAGCCGAGCAGGCCAAACAGAACGACAAGAACAAGGACAGGCAACAGCAGTTTTGACATCGGGTCCCTCCACATTATGGCCGGCCGGTCGGGAGGAAAAACCGATTCCCGCCGTAAGATAGTTTAACCCCGTCCTGGGTGATCTCGACCACGCTCAGGCCGTCCCCGCTGCTGCTCCCCTCCCGCAGGTTGAGACCGTTGATCCGGACCAGCCGGCGCTCGGGTTCCGGGGTAAAAAAGTGCAGATGCAGATCGAGACGGGGCAGGCCGGCGCGGACGTTGTCCGGAAGTTCGGCAATCGGCGGAAAGGATTTCGCGGCCGGGGCGGCGGCAGCAACCTTCGACCGTGTCGGTGCCGCCGGCGGCGGATCTGTCCGCCGCACCTGCGTCTTTTTTTCAGCAGCCCTGGCAGGCGCCGGGCGGGCGGCCGGCGCCGCCGGCCTGACCGGGGTCTCCTCGATGACCACCGTGACCACCTCCGGCTCCGGCGGCAGCGCCGGCGCTGCCGATCCGCCGGGTGCGGCGGCGGGTTCTGCCTTGGTCGCGGCAGGCAAAGCGGCCGGCGCAGCACTGGCGATCTGGCCGCCGGCAGACACTGCAACCGTTGCGCGCTTCTCTTCCCGAGCGAGCAGCCACCAGCCGAAAACGACGCCGTTCAGCAGCAGGGCCAGGACCAGAAGAAAGGGCCAGATCGGCCGCCGCCGGGGCGCCGGCGAGAACGGTTCGTTCTGCAGCCGGGGCACCTCCCCCTGCCGGCGTTCGGCTTCCGATTTTTTCAGCGCATCGAGAATGAACGACATACGTCAGGGCTCCCTTTCGCTTTTGGCCAGATGCGGCCCCGGTGCCCCGAGCCTCTGGTTGAGCAGGATGAGGGTCATTGGACCGGCAATGCCGTCGGGCAGCAGGCCATGGCGCACCTGGAACTGCTTGACCCGCTGCTCCAGCCGCAGGTCAAAGAGTTCGGTCGCCGCCCCGGGGCTGTCCGCCCCGTCGGGGAGGGCGCGCGACAACCACTTCACGGCATCGCCCCGGTCGCCACGGCCCAGCGCTTTGGGCAACGGGAACAGCGGCCGCCAGAGCAGGCTGAACTCGCCGAGCCAATGCTGCTCGAACTCCCGGCGCAACAGGTTGTGACGCTGGCCGCCGATCAGCAACTCCATGCGGTCACCCTGAAGCCGGACGAGGGTCGCGTAAAATGGCTCCCCGCCGGCGGTGCGCAGATGCAGAATCGCCGGCCGGTCCAGCAGCCCCAGCAGGTGCAGGGAGCCGGCGCTCTGCAGGCATTCCAGGCCGGCCGATTGCGCGAGCGAGCACAATTCGCCCCCGTCGCCGGCTTCGACTCCCCACAACCGCAACAGATCGATATCGGCCAGCCGCTTCTCGCTGCCCCCCGTCGGCAGGGCAACCAGCCCGGCTGCAGTGGGGCCTGGCGTCGGCTCTACCGGCGGCGGCGGGACGGCAACCCGCTGGACCGTTGCGGCCGCCGTGCCGGCCGGTGATTCGGGTACTGGCGAGCGGGTGAGGAGAGCCAGTACGACGGCCGCCGCCAGCAGGCCGGCAAGGGACCAGCGCCGGGCACCGAAGGCAGATGGCCGCGGGTCCAGCACCTCGCCCGCGGCCCGCCTGACCGTAGGGCCATCCACCTGGGGCTGCCCCTGCACATAGGCACCGAGCAGGGCGCGATCGGCCAGCACGTTGACCAGGCGCGGGATGCCGCGGCTGGCGCGATAAAGAGTGGCAATCGCCCGGGGAGTGAAAATCTGGCCGCGGCCGCCGGCTACGGCCAGGCGATGCTGCAGATAGTCGGCCAGGTCGGCGCGCCCCAAGGGTCCCAGGTGGTAGCGGGCGGTAACGCGCTGAGCGATCTGCCGCAGGTCGTTGCGCGCCAACTGGTCCCGCAGTTCCGGTTGGCCGATCAGAATGATCTGCAGCAGTTTGCGGCTGCTGGTCTCCAGGTTGGTCAACAGCCTGAGCTGTTCCAGGACATCAGCGGAGAGGCTCTGCGCCTCGTCGACGATGAGTACCGTCGTCATTCCTTTGGCATGCGAATCGAGCAGAAACCGGTTCAGGACATCGATAAAGGTCTTGTTGCTGGCATTCCCCTCAGGGTAGGCGATGCCGAGTTCGTCGCAGATCGTCGCCAGCAATTCGGGAACGCTGAGGGAAGGGTTGAGCACCAGGGCCACCTGCACCTTGTCCGGCACCTGCTCCAGGAGGCAGCGGCAGATGGTCGTCTTGCCGGTGCCGACCTCACCGGTCAGCAGCACGAAGCCGCCTTCCCCCCGCAATCCGTAGAGCAGATGTGCCAGCGCTTCGCGATGGGCGCCGCTCAGGTAGAGGTAACGCGGATCCGGGACGATGGAAAATGGCGCTTCCTTCAGGCCGAAATGATCGTTGTACATCGGGGTCCCGCTCCAGGGTTCAGGCCGTCCAACCTTCAGACGCTTTCATACCACGATTTCCATTGTAAAACAAATACCTCATTACCCCTTAGTGCAACACCGCCAGGGTCTTCCACTTGCCGTTGCGATAGCGCAGGTAGAAAACGCCACTGAAGGAAAGGAAGAAAACAACCAGTGCCAGCCAGGCGGTTTGGGGGGGCAGGTGGAGGATGTTCAGGGAGATGAAGAGCAGCGGCAGCAGCAGCCAGTGCAGGCCGACCGAAATGCACATGGTCCAGAAGGTGTCTCCGGCGCCACGCAGGGCACCGCTGAAGACGACCATCACCGCGTCGGCCATGACGTAGAGGCCGGCCAGGCGCAGCATCCCCGCAGCGAGCGGAGCCGCCTCGGCGAAGAGCGGGTCCGCACCCTCGGGTTGAAAGACCGCAACCAGCTGTTCGGGAAAACCGACGAAGAGGACGAGGATGACCGCCGAGTAG
This genomic interval from Desulfuromonadales bacterium contains the following:
- a CDS encoding general secretion pathway protein GspB, producing the protein MSFILDALKKSEAERRQGEVPRLQNEPFSPAPRRRPIWPFLLVLALLLNGVVFGWWLLAREEKRATVAVSAGGQIASAAPAALPAATKAEPAAAPGGSAAPALPPEPEVVTVVIEETPVRPAAPAARPAPARAAEKKTQVRRTDPPPAAPTRSKVAAAAPAAKSFPPIAELPDNVRAGLPRLDLHLHFFTPEPERRLVRINGLNLREGSSSGDGLSVVEITQDGVKLSYGGNRFFLPTGRP
- a CDS encoding AAA family ATPase, coding for MYNDHFGLKEAPFSIVPDPRYLYLSGAHREALAHLLYGLRGEGGFVLLTGEVGTGKTTICRCLLEQVPDKVQVALVLNPSLSVPELLATICDELGIAYPEGNASNKTFIDVLNRFLLDSHAKGMTTVLIVDEAQSLSADVLEQLRLLTNLETSSRKLLQIILIGQPELRDQLARNDLRQIAQRVTARYHLGPLGRADLADYLQHRLAVAGGRGQIFTPRAIATLYRASRGIPRLVNVLADRALLGAYVQGQPQVDGPTVRRAAGEVLDPRPSAFGARRWSLAGLLAAAVVLALLTRSPVPESPAGTAAATVQRVAVPPPPVEPTPGPTAAGLVALPTGGSEKRLADIDLLRLWGVEAGDGGELCSLAQSAGLECLQSAGSLHLLGLLDRPAILHLRTAGGEPFYATLVRLQGDRMELLIGGQRHNLLRREFEQHWLGEFSLLWRPLFPLPKALGRGDRGDAVKWLSRALPDGADSPGAATELFDLRLEQRVKQFQVRHGLLPDGIAGPMTLILLNQRLGAPGPHLAKSEREP